A single window of Paenibacillus sp. FSL H8-0537 DNA harbors:
- a CDS encoding ribonuclease III domain-containing protein, with the protein MSEPHNSEALASDLLFYTPSKKTNLLNPVVLAYVGDSVFELLVRQYLVSLPNHKPHHLHREATGIVSAKAQRRILLEHWQPLLTEEEADVVRRGRNTKSGAPPKNADPADYRQATALECLVGYLYYEGRIQRLHELFACAIAAREEGEERQAQPAAPSLAAKKTKEGE; encoded by the coding sequence ATGAGTGAGCCGCATAACAGCGAGGCGTTAGCAAGCGACTTATTGTTTTACACGCCTTCGAAAAAAACAAACCTGCTGAATCCCGTCGTGCTCGCCTACGTTGGCGACAGTGTGTTCGAGCTGCTGGTACGCCAATATTTGGTGTCGCTGCCGAATCATAAGCCGCATCACCTGCACCGGGAAGCGACGGGCATCGTCTCTGCAAAAGCGCAGCGGCGGATTTTGCTGGAGCATTGGCAGCCGCTGTTGACGGAGGAGGAGGCAGATGTAGTGCGGCGCGGACGCAATACGAAATCTGGCGCGCCACCTAAAAATGCTGACCCCGCCGATTACCGTCAAGCTACCGCGCTTGAATGTCTCGTTGGGTATTTATATTATGAAGGCCGCATTCAGCGCTTGCATGAGTTATTCGCCTGTGCGATTGCAGCAAGAGAAGAGGGGGAGGAACGGCAGGCACAGCCAGCCGCTCCTTCCCTCGCAGCCAAGAAAACAAAGGAGGGCGAATAA
- the cysS gene encoding cysteine--tRNA ligase, producing the protein MTLHLYNTLTRKKEAFESQELGKVKMYVCGPTVYDYIHVGNARPVVFFDVVRRYLESTGYEVNYVVNFTDVDDKLIRKAEELGSTVPEVAETFIAAFNADLEALAVHKATLSPRVTEHITEIVDFIQGLLNKDIAYESEGDIYFRTAKFEEYGKLSHQNLEELQFGIRIEVGDRKENPQDFVLWKGAKPGEIFWDTPWGPGRPGWHIECSAMARKYLGDTLDIHGGGHDLQFPHHECEVAQSEALTGKPLANYWMHNGYINIDNVKISKSLGNGISVHELVKQVKPQAIRYFILSGHYRSPLNFNEEALKQAVNSVERIANSVSNLRHRLQVLESEEQTGAAVFELDARLAEIMSVFEAKMDDDFNTPDAITAVFDLVGEANQYLNRADVSTEGVQAFLDVLEQMDEVLGLIPPQSAEADLLDEEIEQLIVDRTEARQSKNWARADEIRDLLTEKGIALEDTPQGIRWRRL; encoded by the coding sequence ATGACGTTACATCTATATAATACGTTGACCCGCAAGAAGGAAGCTTTTGAATCGCAGGAGCTGGGTAAAGTTAAAATGTACGTATGCGGGCCGACGGTATACGATTATATTCACGTTGGAAATGCAAGGCCGGTTGTTTTCTTCGATGTCGTTCGTCGGTATTTGGAGAGCACAGGCTATGAGGTGAACTATGTCGTCAACTTTACGGACGTGGATGATAAGTTGATCCGTAAAGCGGAGGAGCTGGGATCTACAGTTCCAGAAGTGGCGGAGACATTTATCGCGGCATTCAATGCGGATCTCGAAGCGCTCGCCGTGCATAAGGCAACGCTGAGCCCGCGCGTAACCGAGCATATTACGGAAATTGTCGATTTTATTCAAGGCCTGCTTAACAAAGACATTGCCTATGAGAGTGAAGGCGATATTTATTTCCGCACCGCCAAGTTTGAGGAATACGGCAAGCTGTCGCATCAAAACCTGGAGGAGCTGCAATTCGGAATCCGGATTGAAGTAGGTGACCGCAAGGAGAATCCGCAGGATTTTGTGCTGTGGAAAGGTGCAAAGCCGGGTGAAATTTTCTGGGATACGCCGTGGGGACCGGGCCGCCCGGGCTGGCATATCGAATGCTCGGCAATGGCGCGCAAGTATCTAGGGGACACACTCGATATTCATGGCGGCGGACATGACCTGCAGTTCCCGCATCATGAGTGCGAGGTTGCACAGTCGGAAGCATTGACCGGCAAGCCGCTCGCGAATTATTGGATGCATAATGGCTATATTAACATTGATAATGTGAAAATTTCCAAATCCCTGGGCAATGGTATTTCGGTGCACGAGCTGGTGAAGCAGGTGAAGCCGCAAGCGATTCGTTATTTTATTTTGTCCGGACATTATCGCAGTCCGCTTAACTTCAACGAAGAAGCGCTGAAGCAAGCGGTAAACAGTGTGGAGCGCATCGCAAACAGCGTGTCCAACTTGCGCCATCGCCTGCAAGTGCTGGAGAGCGAGGAGCAGACGGGAGCTGCGGTGTTCGAACTTGATGCCCGCTTGGCGGAAATTATGAGCGTGTTTGAGGCGAAAATGGATGATGACTTTAATACGCCGGATGCGATTACTGCGGTCTTTGATCTGGTTGGCGAAGCGAATCAATACTTGAATCGCGCAGATGTGAGCACCGAGGGCGTGCAGGCTTTTCTGGATGTGCTGGAGCAAATGGACGAGGTGCTTGGTCTAATCCCGCCACAGTCCGCCGAAGCGGATCTGCTAGATGAGGAAATTGAACAGCTGATTGTCGATAGAACAGAAGCGCGCCAGTCGAAAAATTGGGCTAGAGCGGACGAAATTCGCGATTTGCTGACAGAGAAAGGCATCGCTCTTGAGGATACGCCGCAAGGCATCCGTTGGCGCCGTCTATGA
- the cysE gene encoding serine O-acetyltransferase, which produces MFRHIRSDIEAVFENDPAARSRFEVVFTYSGLHAIWAHRAAHYFFRNKWFTVARIISQFSRFMTGIEIHPGATIGERLFIDHGMGIVIGETCEIGNDVVIYQGVTLGGTGKEKGKRHPTIGNNVVIGSGSKVLGSFKIGDNSNVGSNAVVLREVPDNCTVVGNPGRVVKRNGERVKDRLEHNQLPDPVIEMLRDMQNEIDRLKTELKELREPVTGGEYRK; this is translated from the coding sequence GCGGTGTTTGAAAATGATCCGGCCGCCAGAAGCCGTTTTGAGGTCGTCTTCACTTATTCCGGCCTACATGCGATTTGGGCGCATCGGGCGGCGCATTATTTTTTTCGTAACAAATGGTTTACGGTTGCGCGTATCATATCCCAATTCAGTCGTTTTATGACGGGCATCGAAATTCACCCTGGGGCCACTATCGGCGAGCGGCTGTTTATTGACCATGGCATGGGCATTGTCATCGGAGAAACATGCGAGATTGGCAATGATGTCGTCATTTATCAGGGGGTTACGCTTGGCGGTACAGGCAAGGAGAAGGGCAAGCGCCATCCGACCATCGGCAATAATGTTGTCATTGGCTCGGGCTCGAAGGTGCTGGGATCGTTCAAAATTGGCGATAATTCAAATGTAGGCTCGAATGCGGTCGTGCTGCGCGAGGTGCCGGATAATTGTACCGTCGTTGGCAACCCCGGCAGAGTGGTGAAACGGAACGGTGAGCGGGTGAAGGACAGACTGGAGCACAACCAGCTGCCTGACCCAGTCATTGAAATGCTGCGGGATATGCAAAATGAAATTGATCGTTTGAAAACAGAGTTGAAAGAGCTCAGGGAGCCTGTAACTGGAGGGGAATATCGAAAATGA
- the rpmG gene encoding 50S ribosomal protein L33, with product MRVIITLACTNCKQRNYASSKNKRNHPDRIELKKFCKFCNEQTPHRETR from the coding sequence ATGCGGGTTATTATCACGTTGGCATGCACAAACTGCAAACAGAGAAACTATGCGAGCAGCAAGAACAAACGCAATCACCCCGACCGCATCGAGTTGAAGAAGTTTTGCAAGTTTTGTAACGAGCAGACTCCTCATCGCGAGACGAGATAG
- the sigH gene encoding RNA polymerase sporulation sigma factor SigH, giving the protein MSIDLKEWSTLEYDCSTDEEIVEASRNGDSLALEYLINKYKNFVRAKARSYFLIGADREDIVQEGMIGLYKSIRDFKGDKLASFKAFAELCITRQIITAIKTATRQKHIPLNSYVSLDKPIYDEDSDRTLLDVICGTRVSDPEELIINQEEFNGLEDKMSEILSDLERKVLMLYLDGRSYQEIAVDLDRHVKSIDNALQRVKRKLERYLEVRDISG; this is encoded by the coding sequence GTGAGCATCGACCTCAAAGAATGGAGTACGCTCGAATATGACTGCAGTACGGACGAGGAAATCGTAGAAGCGAGTCGCAATGGCGACAGTCTGGCGCTCGAATATTTGATTAACAAATATAAGAATTTTGTTCGAGCTAAAGCACGCTCTTATTTTCTTATCGGTGCGGACCGGGAAGATATTGTGCAGGAAGGCATGATCGGACTGTATAAGTCTATTCGCGACTTTAAAGGGGACAAGCTCGCAAGCTTTAAAGCTTTTGCAGAGCTGTGCATTACGCGGCAGATTATAACGGCGATTAAGACGGCCACCAGGCAGAAGCATATCCCGCTCAATTCCTATGTCTCGCTCGATAAGCCGATTTACGATGAAGATTCCGATCGTACTTTGCTTGATGTCATATGCGGGACCCGGGTATCAGACCCGGAAGAGTTGATCATTAACCAGGAAGAGTTTAACGGTCTGGAAGACAAGATGTCCGAGATTTTGAGTGATCTAGAACGCAAGGTGCTCATGCTTTATTTGGATGGAAGGTCCTATCAGGAAATAGCAGTTGATCTGGATCGTCATGTGAAGTCTATTGATAATGCACTACAGCGCGTGAAGCGGAAGCTCGAACGTTATTTGGAAGTCCGGGACATAAGCGGGTAA
- a CDS encoding NYN domain-containing protein, translating into MKRRDDILLVDGYNMIGAWPVLEKLKAIDLEEARDKLLDMLADYQGFTGMAVYIIFDAHQVPGLGATFKHHKLTIVYTKEKETADECIERMVVELYKKRRHLYVATSDLVEQHVAFAHGALRLSARELLIEIEQNRKQIELTLMEETKRRRNTVDNSLSLEIRTQLERLRRGKK; encoded by the coding sequence ATGAAACGGCGTGACGATATTTTGCTGGTGGATGGCTACAACATGATTGGGGCCTGGCCCGTGCTGGAAAAGCTGAAAGCCATCGATCTCGAGGAGGCAAGAGATAAGCTGCTTGATATGCTCGCGGATTATCAGGGCTTTACCGGCATGGCGGTCTATATCATTTTCGATGCGCATCAGGTGCCTGGGCTGGGAGCGACCTTCAAGCATCACAAGCTGACAATTGTGTATACGAAGGAGAAGGAAACAGCAGACGAATGCATTGAGCGCATGGTCGTTGAGCTGTATAAAAAAAGACGGCATTTGTACGTCGCTACTTCTGATCTCGTCGAACAGCATGTCGCTTTCGCTCATGGGGCGCTTCGCCTCTCGGCCCGCGAGCTGTTAATTGAAATTGAGCAGAACCGCAAGCAAATTGAGCTTACGCTGATGGAAGAAACGAAACGCCGCCGCAATACGGTGGACAATAGTCTCAGTCTTGAAATTCGCACGCAGCTGGAAAGGCTTAGGCGAGGCAAGAAATGA
- the secE gene encoding preprotein translocase subunit SecE, producing the protein MAFLAKVKQSFGTTFGFFADSWAELKKVRWPNRKELTSYSIVVVLTITAVTIYFWLLDIGISSLVELIV; encoded by the coding sequence GTGGCATTTTTGGCTAAAGTGAAGCAAAGCTTCGGAACAACGTTTGGTTTCTTTGCTGACAGCTGGGCAGAACTGAAGAAGGTTCGTTGGCCAAACCGTAAAGAGTTGACAAGCTATTCAATCGTTGTCGTTTTGACGATTACGGCTGTGACGATTTACTTTTGGCTTCTTGACATCGGGATCTCGTCTCTAGTTGAACTGATTGTTTAA
- the nusG gene encoding transcription termination/antitermination protein NusG, translated as MEKRWYVVHTYAGYENKVKANLERRLESMGMEDKIFRVLVPMEEEVVEKDGKKKTVQRKVYPGYVLVEMVQTDDSWYVVRNTPGVTGFVGSTGSGSKPIALMPDEVEQILKHMGMEEPKPKIEFDLKETVRVKEGPFADFVGTVEEILLDKAKLKVHVNMFGRETPVELDYTQVEKI; from the coding sequence ATGGAAAAAAGATGGTATGTCGTACACACTTACGCCGGTTATGAGAACAAAGTAAAAGCCAATTTGGAGCGCCGTTTGGAATCAATGGGCATGGAAGACAAAATCTTCCGCGTACTTGTTCCAATGGAAGAAGAAGTGGTTGAGAAGGACGGCAAGAAAAAAACCGTTCAGCGTAAAGTTTATCCAGGCTACGTTCTCGTAGAAATGGTTCAAACTGACGATTCTTGGTATGTTGTTCGCAATACGCCGGGTGTTACAGGATTCGTAGGATCGACAGGATCAGGCTCGAAGCCGATCGCTCTTATGCCAGACGAAGTCGAACAGATTTTGAAGCATATGGGTATGGAGGAACCGAAGCCGAAGATCGAATTCGATCTGAAGGAAACTGTACGGGTCAAGGAAGGTCCGTTCGCGGATTTCGTTGGTACAGTAGAAGAGATTTTGCTGGACAAAGCGAAGCTCAAGGTTCATGTCAACATGTTTGGCAGAGAAACGCCAGTTGAGTTGGATTATACTCAAGTGGAGAAGATCTAG
- the rlmB gene encoding 23S rRNA (guanosine(2251)-2'-O)-methyltransferase RlmB has product MTETNPQDEIIAGKHPVLEALRSGREINKIWIAEGAQKSMTQPITAEAKKSGIIVQFVDKRKLDGMAEGVQHQGVIAQAAAFRYAEIEEILEAARSRNETPFILLLDEIEDPHNLGSILRTAECTGVHGVIIPKRRAVGLTATVSKTSAGAAEYVPVARVTNLAQTIDRLKEEGIWIAGTDVSAKQEIYSMKFDMPLAVVIGNEGKGIGRLIKEKCDFLVKLPMKGQLNSLNASVAAGVFMYEVVRQRRSV; this is encoded by the coding sequence ATGACTGAGACTAACCCGCAAGATGAAATTATTGCTGGCAAGCATCCCGTACTGGAGGCGCTTCGTTCCGGGCGTGAAATTAATAAAATTTGGATCGCCGAAGGCGCCCAGAAGAGTATGACGCAGCCGATTACGGCTGAGGCGAAAAAAAGTGGAATTATCGTACAATTTGTCGATAAAAGGAAGCTCGATGGCATGGCCGAGGGCGTTCAGCATCAAGGCGTTATCGCGCAGGCGGCTGCTTTTCGCTACGCCGAGATTGAAGAGATATTAGAAGCAGCACGCAGCCGCAACGAGACGCCTTTTATTTTGCTGCTGGATGAAATTGAGGACCCTCATAATTTGGGTTCCATTCTGCGGACAGCGGAATGCACCGGCGTTCATGGCGTTATCATTCCGAAGCGCCGTGCGGTTGGACTGACAGCAACCGTCTCCAAAACATCGGCGGGAGCAGCGGAATATGTGCCTGTTGCACGCGTGACGAATCTGGCACAAACGATCGATCGGCTGAAGGAAGAAGGCATATGGATAGCGGGTACGGATGTCAGCGCCAAGCAGGAAATATATTCGATGAAATTCGACATGCCGCTCGCTGTCGTCATCGGCAATGAAGGCAAAGGCATTGGTCGTCTCATCAAAGAAAAATGCGATTTTCTGGTGAAGCTTCCGATGAAGGGCCAGCTTAATTCGCTGAATGCCTCCGTTGCTGCGGGCGTGTTCATGTACGAAGTGGTCAGACAGCGCCGGAGCGTTTAG